The Pelodiscus sinensis isolate JC-2024 chromosome 24, ASM4963464v1, whole genome shotgun sequence genomic interval ctaaggtgccacagcagACAGGGTTCTCCAAAGCTGGCTCCATCTTTGTGCTGAGGCACTGCGGCAAGCAGGGGTCTCCAGGGCCGGCTCCGTGCTGGGGCACTGTCTCTCATGGTGGTGGGGAAACCCGGCACACTCGGATGTGGATGGCAGAGTTGTTGCGGGCCCGGGCCAATGGTGGGTGCCCGTCCTCATCACTCTGGGCCTCCAGCACATCAGCCAGCTCCACGGTGGAGGTGTTGGCAGCCAGGCGCAGGGCTCCAGCACCACCTGCCTGCAACTGCAAGGCGATGTTGATGGCCCGGTTgatggccaggcccagcccgtGGATGCAAATTTCTGTGCAGCCCCCGCCAGGCCCCAGCAGCTTCTGGCACCGGCTCAGTTGGGCCTTGAAATCTGTCTTCATGTTGACATAGACGTCACCCCGGCGGCGAGGCAGCCGGGGGGGCAAACGGCGCCGCAgggtcagctctgccactgggggTGCTGGCTCCGACATagctctggagggagaggggggagtctaGTGCTGCCTGCATTGTGGCCCCCTTTCCCTATGCCCTGAATCAGCTGCCTGTGCCCCAACCCATAATCTGTGAGCAACTTTCCCCAGTCCAGACATTGCCCAGCCCCTTGCAGACATTGTCAGCTCCCCCAGTCCACATATCCACCTGCCCCACTGAGaatcaccctcccccccacagacatCCCTCTGCCCCCATACTCCTCTGCTTTGTCTCCAGTCTCACAAGaccaccctctctaccccacccccacactccagAGAGCCGTGAATGACACCACAACTTGATCCCCCGCCGCTgccccctcactcacctcccCGAGTCTCCAAAGCAGGCCGAACCTCCGCTTCCCTTTCCGGTTTTAACTTCCGactccaccctctcccctccccccccttctccgcGGCGGGGGCGCGCAAGGAAAGTTCACATGTCTACCGGAGCTCGCGTAGGACGTTCGCAAAGCCACCACCATCCCGTGCGCGCGTGGAACTTTCatatttcccccctctctctgaCGGGAGTGCGCGTGGAACGTTCATACCACCCCTACCGGAGCGCGCGTAGAACCTTCACACAGAAACCCCCCTCTCCAAGCGCGCGTGGAATGTTcatgctgcccttcccccttgaTTGGAATACGCGTGGAACGTTCATAGCCCACGCGCGCGTCGCTCTCTTCCCGGGAGCGCCTAGTGATAATTAAGGACATGGGAGTTAGGAAAGATgttgaggaggggaggaggaaggaggtggcGAAGGGGAGAATGTGGGGGAGTTGGGGAAAGAGGGGACAAAAGAGAGATGAGACCCCAGAAGCTAGAAGGCCCTCCGAAGAGCTGTGGTCCTGGAGAGTTACAGGAGCCTGGGACCCAGCAGActggggagatgtggggggaggtgAAAATAGGGGGCCCGGGGGAAAAGGTCCTGAAGGAAAGAAGTCCCTGCCCTACAGGTCCCTCCCTGAACTATTCAACCCCCAGTCCCGGGCAGCATAAGtccatttctccccctcccccctctgaattccagggctggggagggggccttgACATTCTTTCCACCTTATGTGGGGGCTGatcagagggggaggagggacctgaACCACCTGAAGGTTTCATGCCCAGTTTATTTTTCACCTGTAGAGGATGCCTTTCATTGCTCTCAGGAGCCAAAGGTCACCTTGGACCCAGCCTGGTCTTTTGCTTGCTCTCCCTCCATGTTAATCCATAACCCAGAGCTgtacccaggagtcctggctcccatcaccccctcccctgctccaacccatcagctcccactcttctcccagagctggggagagaacccagtagTCTTGACTCCCCCTCCAGTACCTAGTGCCCCAGTCAGAGTGTCTCCTACAGGCACCAGACAACTGGACGATTCTGACCCCACCACCACCTTTTCcttggagcagagccagcccctgcctaGCCCTGGAGCCAGATTGGAGCCAGTGGCTTTGGCTGGAATCTGTTTCTGTCTATCTGTCCAGAGCTAAGAAAAGTTGATGCAGGAAATGCTCTCACCTCACCCTTGGATGCACATGCTCAGTGACACTGCAGAGGGGTCCCCTGTTCCAGCAAAAGCAATGTGGAACCCTGAGCACGATAATGACCAACTACTGGATGTGGGTTTAAACTACTGGGCCAGAGCCCAGTTATTAGCTGCATGGTTGTTTGCATGTTCTGAAATACAGCCCAACTGGCCACCCCCATCCCAACCTCCATCCATCTGTGGGTATAAAAGCCCCTttattcatccatccatccatccacccccaTACACAATCCCCTAACTTATCTAATCTATCCGTCCCCACACACCCCCACTATCCATCTGACTATCAGTCTGTCTCAACCCACCCACCTAATCACTCCCTCTCTTTCTCACTCTGTCTACACCCCCCTCCAACCTGCCTTCACCCAGCCCAGACCGGTGGCCCTGGCTTTGGTGAGCTGGTTCCGCTGTcacagggtggggccaggatctGGGGCTATAAAccctgggcagagggctgggtgccagCCAGTGGAGTCAAGCAGGGGCATGGGGCTGTGCAACTCCAGGAAGAAGGAATCCAAGGAGATGGCTATGGGGCCTGGACCCCAAGGGCAGCACCTGGACAGGGAGCTGCTCGGGGAGCCGTACCAGCAGCTCTTTGGCAGGGACCGGCAACTGCTGGGGTGCAAAGCTGTGCAAAGAGTGGGACAGGCTCTGAGACGTAAGGGGGCTGCaagttgggagtgaggggcatcagcagggctgggggagcccagggctggactggcaggggctgcaggtcgggggcgaggggcattagcagggctgggggagcccagggctggactggcaggggctgcaggtcgggggcgaggggcatctgcagggctgggggagcccagggcttgactggcaggggctgcaggtcgggggcgaggggcatctgcagggctgggggagcccagagctggactggcaggggctgcaggttgggggCGAGGGGcatctgcagggctggaggagcccagggcttgactggcaggggctgcaggtcgggggcgaggggcatctgcagggctgggggagcccagagctggactggcaggggctgcaggttgggggCGAGGGGcatctgcagggctggaggagcccagggcttgactggcaggggctgcaggtcagggtgaggggcactggcagagctgggggagcctAGGGTTGGGCTGACAGGGGCTATGGGTTAGgaatgaggggcactggcagggctgggagggagcctGAGCTGCAGGCTAGGAGGGAATCACATTGTTACAATCTGTATTTGGAGTATAAACAGGGTTGGGTGTCCAGGTTTTGTGGGGATTCAGGCTGGGACCGGTTGGGGTTTGGGTTTCCCAGCCCTGGTCTCATGTCACGGGGAGTGTGATACAAACACGCATCAGCCCTTGGTCAAGGACAGCAGCTGCCTTAAGGATTTTCcagacctggacaaactggatcCCCTCTTAGACTGCtctggatgggggaggaagggaatggggagaggaaagggattcTGCAGCAAACTCCCTAAGCCCTGAAAATCTTTCTGCAGAAACGAGgttgtgggtcgggagtgaggggctctggcagggttaggcaggggctgcagttcgggagtgaggggcaccttTCCTGTCCGTCTCTTGCAGCACTGGGTCTGTCCATCCGCTCACACATCCTGAAGCTGGGTGAGGATTggatcttcctcttcctcctgggcATCTCCATGGCAACCATCAGCTTCGGCCTCGATGTCATTATCTCCAAGTTCCAGAGAGGTGCCTCACCATCCTACAGGACCCCAGAGCCATGGGAGTCACTGGGAAGGGCCAGGAGCCACAGTATAATGGAGATGGGTTTTAGGGTCCCCTGTGAACCTCAGGGACCTTTAGGGTCCCCTGTAAACCTCCTCAGGCTACCCCCAGATCCCTGGCCTCTGTAGAGCCACCCATGGGGCATTGGGAAAtgggggagtggctgggcccTGCGCTGACCTCCCTTCTCACCTGCAGCCAACCTGTGGGTgtatgatgcactggaggggtacCGCGCCCTGCAGTATTTCTCCTGGATCTTCTACCACATGGGCCTCATGATGGTGTCTGCTGGGGTTGCCAAATACATCTCCCCACAGGCTGCAGGTAGGTCTCAAGTTCCCCTGCCCTGGGAAGATGGCAGGGGGATCGCTGAGCCCTGGGGTTATGGGGGTCTGTGAACCCGgggtctctctccctgggaccaTGGGGGGCTGTGAATgtggcatccccctcccccaggccatg includes:
- the POP7 gene encoding ribonuclease P protein subunit p20, whose protein sequence is MSEPAPPVAELTLRRRLPPRLPRRRGDVYVNMKTDFKAQLSRCQKLLGPGGGCTEICIHGLGLAINRAINIALQLQAGGAGALRLAANTSTVELADVLEAQSDEDGHPPLARARNNSAIHIRVCRVSPPP